Proteins encoded in a region of the Streptomyces sp. NBC_00310 genome:
- a CDS encoding beta-galactosidase has translation MSTARRLRLPGIAYGGDYNPEQWPEEVWAEDMRLMREAGVTMVSVGIFSWALLEPSEGVYDFGRMDRILDLLHENGIAADLATPTAAPPAWFFQAYPEALPVDRDGRRLSYGSRQTFCPSSPAYREAALRIARALGERYADHPAVVMWHVHNEYGCHNDACYCDTSAAAFRTWLRARYDDLDALNHAWGTTFWSQWYYDWDQILPPRATAAPPNPTHQLDWRRFCSDELLSLCTAERDVLRRAAPDLPATTNLMVLRTFDALDYWRWAPELDVLSNDHYLMSDDPEAELDIALSGDLMRSLADGPWFLMEHSTGAVNWQSVNRAKQPGEMRRNALAHVAHGADGIAFFQWRAAKAGAEQWHSAMLPHTGTDSQIWRDVVQLGADLKALAEVRDSTVAAQVAIVWDWDARWALELPSQPSGELRYQDLVRDWYTPLWRAGVAVDFVRPDDPGLDRYKLVLAPSLYLVAEAAAANLARFTARGGTLAVGFHSGMVDENGHVYLGGYPGAFRDVLGVVTDELFPLLPGETAGLTGAVPAGATADLWSERVRLAGAQAVVSHADGPLAGHPAVTRHQHGNGTAWYLATHPDQNTLAALLHRVRQEADVTPEHEAPAGVEVVRRRGTRADYLFLIDHTGKGAEAPAEGVELLTGTPVTGTVTVPPGGVAVVREPH, from the coding sequence GTGAGCACCGCACGCCGCCTTCGCCTGCCCGGAATCGCCTACGGAGGCGATTACAACCCCGAGCAGTGGCCCGAGGAGGTCTGGGCCGAGGACATGCGCCTGATGCGCGAGGCCGGGGTGACCATGGTCAGCGTCGGCATCTTCTCCTGGGCGCTGCTCGAACCGTCCGAGGGCGTGTACGACTTCGGACGCATGGACCGGATCCTCGACCTCCTCCACGAGAACGGCATCGCCGCCGACCTGGCGACCCCCACCGCCGCCCCGCCCGCCTGGTTCTTCCAGGCGTACCCGGAGGCGCTGCCGGTCGACCGGGACGGCCGCCGGCTGTCGTACGGCAGCCGCCAGACCTTCTGCCCGTCGAGCCCCGCCTATCGCGAGGCGGCCCTGCGGATCGCCCGCGCCCTGGGCGAGCGGTACGCCGACCACCCGGCCGTCGTCATGTGGCACGTCCACAACGAGTACGGCTGCCACAACGACGCCTGTTACTGCGACACCAGCGCCGCCGCCTTCCGTACCTGGCTGCGCGCCCGCTACGACGACCTCGACGCCCTCAACCACGCCTGGGGCACCACCTTCTGGAGCCAGTGGTACTACGACTGGGACCAGATCCTGCCACCCCGCGCCACCGCGGCCCCGCCGAACCCCACCCACCAACTGGACTGGCGGCGGTTCTGCTCCGACGAGCTCCTCTCGCTGTGCACCGCCGAACGCGACGTGCTGCGCCGGGCCGCTCCGGACCTCCCGGCGACCACCAACCTCATGGTCCTGCGCACCTTCGACGCTCTCGACTACTGGCGCTGGGCACCGGAGTTGGACGTCCTCTCCAACGACCACTACCTGATGTCCGACGACCCGGAGGCGGAACTCGACATCGCCCTCAGCGGCGACCTGATGAGGTCGCTCGCCGACGGCCCGTGGTTCCTCATGGAGCACTCGACCGGCGCCGTGAACTGGCAGTCCGTCAACCGCGCCAAGCAGCCGGGAGAGATGCGGCGCAACGCCCTGGCGCATGTGGCCCACGGCGCCGACGGCATCGCCTTCTTCCAGTGGCGTGCGGCGAAGGCCGGCGCCGAGCAGTGGCACTCGGCGATGCTCCCGCACACCGGTACCGACAGCCAGATCTGGCGGGACGTCGTCCAACTGGGCGCGGACCTGAAGGCCTTGGCCGAGGTGCGGGACTCCACCGTCGCGGCGCAGGTGGCGATCGTGTGGGACTGGGACGCCCGGTGGGCGCTGGAACTGCCCTCCCAGCCCAGCGGCGAGCTGCGCTATCAGGACCTGGTGCGCGACTGGTACACACCCCTGTGGCGGGCAGGGGTAGCCGTCGATTTCGTACGCCCCGACGACCCCGGACTCGACCGCTACAAACTCGTCCTCGCCCCGTCGCTGTACCTGGTGGCGGAGGCGGCCGCGGCGAACCTCGCACGGTTCACCGCCCGCGGGGGCACACTCGCCGTCGGCTTCCACAGCGGCATGGTCGACGAGAACGGCCACGTGTACCTGGGCGGCTACCCCGGCGCGTTCCGCGATGTGCTCGGCGTGGTCACCGACGAACTCTTCCCCCTGCTGCCGGGAGAGACGGCCGGCCTGACCGGCGCCGTGCCCGCGGGCGCCACGGCCGACCTGTGGTCGGAACGAGTCCGGCTCGCCGGCGCCCAGGCCGTCGTCTCCCACGCGGACGGCCCCCTGGCCGGCCACCCGGCCGTCACCCGGCACCAGCACGGCAACGGCACCGCCTGGTATCTGGCCACCCACCCCGACCAGAACACGCTCGCCGCCCTGCTCCACCGCGTTCGCCAGGAGGCCGATGTGACACCGGAGCATGAGGCGCCCGCCGGAGTCGAGGTGGTCCGGCGCCGCGGCACCCGGGCCGACTACCTGTTCCTCATCGACCACACCGGAAAGGGCGCCGAAGCGCCCGCCGAAGGCGTCGAACTCCTCACCGGCACACCGGTCACCGGCACCGTCACCGTCCCCCCGGGAGGCGTCGCCGTGGTCCGCGAGCCCCACTGA
- a CDS encoding IucA/IucC family protein encodes MDRPPLSDAEAALGADLGAVRPDLTLPYTSALPGARAAVLSRLWRGLVHEPVPWVVRRDAAGGDGVTLHLADGRRLHGPAVDPYGTAARVEDVWFDERSYDRPARLMTALAVPHSAAFAAELDHSVASLALSRANRTAPAASLDSSSARESWEWEQLIVDGHPFHPNCRSRPGFSAGDQLAYGPEHRQVVRLGLAPVEDALVVGEWPEAWREAWRDGGRVLVPVHPWQAAHVLKSPLGEVIEAHPLMSLRTLALPDGGPHVKTALSARLTSSVRDISAYSIETSAIVSDFMAEVSARTDGLLHVTRTVGAVTAGSPDLAAVLRESPETYADTATGERVLPVAALAETELPRSPSWLADFTRLTLTVALRLLDLGVALEAHGQNLLVVLSPSGAPRRLVYRDLADIRVSPARLARHGVPAPAMTGRIITDDETTLRRKLFGALITGTLGATAGSTPVLREALSLAVRDLPRTPDLGTLLEGPVPTKALTLMRLSPERPGDIWAELPSPLR; translated from the coding sequence GTGGACCGTCCCCCGTTGTCCGACGCCGAGGCGGCGCTCGGCGCCGACCTGGGCGCCGTACGCCCCGATCTGACGCTGCCGTACACGTCCGCGCTGCCCGGCGCCCGGGCGGCCGTGCTGTCCCGGCTGTGGCGGGGCCTCGTCCATGAGCCGGTGCCCTGGGTGGTACGCCGGGACGCGGCAGGGGGCGACGGGGTCACGCTCCACCTCGCCGACGGCCGCCGACTGCACGGCCCGGCCGTGGACCCGTACGGCACCGCCGCCCGCGTCGAGGACGTGTGGTTCGACGAGCGGTCGTACGATCGTCCGGCGCGGCTCATGACCGCCCTGGCCGTTCCGCACAGCGCCGCCTTCGCCGCCGAACTCGACCACAGTGTTGCCTCGTTGGCGCTGTCCCGCGCCAACCGGACCGCTCCGGCGGCCTCCTTGGACAGCTCGTCCGCGAGGGAGAGCTGGGAGTGGGAGCAACTGATCGTCGACGGGCATCCCTTCCACCCCAACTGCCGTTCCCGGCCCGGCTTTTCGGCAGGCGACCAGCTCGCCTACGGGCCGGAGCACCGGCAGGTGGTGCGGCTGGGGCTCGCGCCCGTGGAGGACGCGTTGGTCGTCGGAGAGTGGCCGGAGGCGTGGCGGGAGGCGTGGCGGGACGGTGGCCGGGTGCTGGTCCCGGTGCATCCGTGGCAGGCGGCGCATGTGCTCAAGTCCCCCTTGGGGGAGGTGATCGAGGCCCATCCGCTGATGTCCCTGCGCACCCTCGCCCTCCCGGACGGCGGACCGCACGTCAAGACCGCGCTGAGCGCCCGGCTGACCTCCTCCGTGCGGGACATCTCCGCCTACTCGATCGAGACCTCGGCGATCGTGTCGGACTTCATGGCCGAGGTCTCCGCCCGCACCGACGGGTTGCTGCACGTGACCCGCACGGTCGGCGCGGTCACCGCCGGCTCGCCGGATCTGGCGGCGGTGCTGCGCGAGTCGCCGGAGACGTACGCGGACACGGCGACGGGTGAGCGGGTCCTGCCGGTGGCCGCGCTCGCGGAGACCGAGTTGCCCCGGTCGCCTTCCTGGCTGGCGGACTTCACCCGTCTCACGCTCACGGTCGCCCTCCGGCTGCTCGACCTGGGTGTGGCCCTGGAGGCGCACGGCCAGAACCTCCTGGTGGTCCTGTCCCCCTCGGGTGCCCCCCGCCGCCTCGTCTACCGCGACCTCGCGGACATCCGCGTCAGCCCCGCCCGCCTCGCCCGGCACGGCGTTCCGGCCCCCGCGATGACCGGCCGGATCATCACGGACGACGAGACCACCCTGCGCCGCAAGCTGTTCGGCGCCCTGATCACGGGCACGCTCGGTGCCACGGCCGGTTCGACGCCCGTACTGCGCGAGGCTCTCTCCCTCGCCGTACGGGATCTGCCGCGCACCCCCGATCTGGGCACGCTGCTGGAGGGGCCCGTACCGACGAAGGCGTTGACGCTGATGCGACTTTCGCCGGAGCGGCCCGGCGACATCTGGGCGGAACTGCCGAGTCCGCTGCGGTGA
- a CDS encoding IucA/IucC family protein has product MDPVDANPPRDSIGSAADAHAAAPLLNCLLREAGEPVESSGAVGVHRLRAGGRVLRVRGTRRPAHPEVRTAGAWHPLTHTELVELAAEELRALTGLSNSELPAEMLDSREAVAAILAARAHAPAPEDPYRRSEQSLITGHPFHPAPKARGGGPVAGWLPYAPEAYARFPLVLLGVREDAVVEEGDTTALDTLGSAPPGYRLLPAHPWQLDLVGGELADAFADGRLVRLGPADGEVWPTAAIRTVYVPEAVPDTLPGTVSGTVSGGALPADLFLKFSLDVRITNDIRRLWRHDLLALRRTDRAVTEAFAGLPAAWLSDRGYRTADFAFEELAVLVRDGLGGHVPAGATPFLAAALTESAEAFPGNPLARAGDPEAWWEAYLRAVVPPALDAFHGHGVVLEAHLQNTVIACDPSGTPVRAVYRDAEGVKLLPDVTREAGWERLVYCLFVNNLLEIAAALVEHHPGVDPWPAVRRRLGCHEEVPEIAGLLDSPTLPGKTNLLLRWTGADGADARYLPLPNPIRRPPGRSGRSST; this is encoded by the coding sequence ATGGACCCCGTGGACGCCAACCCGCCCCGCGACAGCATCGGCTCGGCCGCCGACGCCCACGCCGCCGCACCCCTGCTCAACTGCCTTCTGCGGGAGGCGGGAGAGCCGGTCGAGTCGTCGGGCGCGGTCGGAGTGCACCGCCTCAGGGCCGGCGGTCGGGTCCTGCGCGTACGCGGTACGCGCCGCCCCGCGCACCCCGAGGTGCGCACGGCGGGAGCCTGGCATCCGCTCACCCACACCGAACTCGTCGAACTCGCCGCCGAGGAACTCCGCGCCCTCACCGGCCTGTCCAACTCCGAGCTGCCCGCCGAGATGCTCGACAGCCGCGAGGCCGTGGCCGCCATCCTCGCCGCGCGCGCCCACGCTCCGGCGCCCGAGGACCCCTACCGGCGCTCCGAGCAGTCCCTGATCACCGGCCATCCCTTCCACCCCGCCCCCAAGGCCCGAGGCGGCGGCCCCGTCGCCGGCTGGCTGCCGTACGCGCCCGAGGCGTACGCCCGCTTCCCGCTGGTCCTCCTCGGTGTCCGCGAGGACGCGGTGGTCGAGGAGGGCGACACCACCGCCCTCGACACACTGGGCTCGGCGCCGCCCGGCTATCGGCTCCTTCCCGCACACCCCTGGCAACTCGACCTGGTGGGAGGGGAGTTGGCCGACGCGTTCGCCGACGGCCGCCTCGTACGGCTGGGCCCGGCGGATGGCGAGGTGTGGCCGACGGCGGCGATCCGCACGGTGTACGTACCCGAGGCCGTGCCGGACACCCTGCCCGGCACCGTGTCCGGCACCGTGTCCGGGGGCGCTCTCCCGGCCGATCTCTTCCTCAAGTTCAGCCTGGACGTGCGGATCACCAACGACATCCGCCGGCTGTGGCGCCACGACCTGCTCGCACTGCGCCGGACGGACCGTGCGGTCACCGAGGCCTTCGCGGGGCTGCCGGCCGCCTGGCTGAGCGACCGGGGCTACCGCACCGCCGACTTCGCGTTCGAGGAACTGGCCGTCCTGGTGAGGGACGGACTGGGCGGCCATGTGCCCGCCGGTGCCACGCCCTTCCTCGCCGCCGCCCTCACCGAGAGCGCGGAGGCCTTCCCCGGCAACCCGCTGGCCCGCGCGGGCGATCCCGAGGCCTGGTGGGAGGCGTATCTGCGCGCGGTCGTCCCCCCGGCTCTCGACGCCTTCCACGGCCATGGCGTCGTCCTGGAGGCCCACCTGCAGAACACCGTCATCGCCTGCGACCCCTCGGGCACGCCCGTGCGGGCCGTCTACCGCGACGCCGAGGGCGTGAAGCTCCTCCCGGACGTGACGCGCGAGGCGGGCTGGGAACGGCTGGTCTACTGCCTCTTCGTCAACAACCTCCTGGAGATCGCGGCGGCCCTGGTCGAACACCACCCGGGGGTCGATCCCTGGCCCGCCGTACGGAGGCGGTTGGGGTGCCACGAGGAGGTACCGGAGATCGCCGGCCTCCTCGACTCGCCCACGCTGCCGGGCAAGACGAATCTGCTGCTGAGATGGACGGGAGCGGACGGCGCGGACGCGCGGTATCTGCCCCTGCCCAACCCGATCAGGCGGCCGCCCGGCCGAAGCGGTCGGTCTTCCACCTGA
- a CDS encoding LacI family DNA-binding transcriptional regulator, protein MARVVGRGAEASAPRSEDVARAAGVSRKTVSRVLNDEPYVSDEVRRRVLDAAEGLGYRLNHAARALASGRNRSIGVVALGTAGYGTASLLVGVEKAVRDAGYALRVVNTVDGDPDGIAGSVTSLLEQGVDGIVVSEPIVEGEVSLEVDVPVLFLGAPPAFASARTLSVSVGAHELARAATDHLLDLGHTTVHHLAGPRRWYASKDRTEGWRAALAARGAYEPPVIEGDWSPDSGYEAGRRLAADSCVSAVFAAGDEMAIGVIHALREAGRRVPEDISVVGFDGNPVFAHVTPPLTTVRQPFDAAAREGVTLLVHAIEEPHTEPPAASEPLVELVVRGSTAPPPAPHGRTAPPAV, encoded by the coding sequence ATGGCGCGAGTGGTGGGGCGGGGCGCGGAGGCGTCCGCGCCGCGCAGTGAGGACGTGGCTCGTGCGGCCGGTGTCTCGCGCAAGACGGTGTCGCGGGTCCTCAACGACGAGCCGTATGTCTCCGACGAGGTCCGCCGACGCGTCCTCGACGCCGCCGAGGGACTCGGATACCGGCTCAACCACGCGGCGCGGGCGCTGGCCTCGGGGCGCAACCGTTCCATCGGTGTCGTCGCCCTGGGCACGGCCGGATACGGAACCGCCTCGCTCCTCGTGGGTGTCGAAAAGGCCGTGCGGGACGCCGGTTACGCACTGCGGGTGGTCAACACGGTGGACGGCGACCCCGACGGCATCGCCGGCTCTGTGACCTCGCTCCTCGAACAGGGCGTGGACGGCATCGTCGTCTCCGAGCCCATTGTGGAAGGAGAGGTGTCCCTCGAGGTCGACGTGCCGGTCCTCTTCCTGGGCGCGCCGCCGGCCTTCGCATCCGCCCGCACCCTGAGCGTCAGCGTCGGCGCCCACGAACTGGCGCGGGCCGCCACCGACCACCTGCTGGATCTGGGGCACACGACCGTTCACCACCTCGCCGGTCCACGACGGTGGTACGCCTCCAAGGACCGTACGGAGGGCTGGCGGGCGGCGCTGGCGGCCCGGGGGGCGTACGAACCCCCCGTGATCGAGGGGGACTGGTCACCCGACTCCGGTTACGAGGCAGGCCGCCGGCTCGCTGCGGACAGCTGCGTGAGCGCGGTGTTCGCGGCCGGCGACGAGATGGCCATCGGCGTGATCCACGCCCTGCGCGAGGCCGGCCGGCGTGTGCCGGAGGACATCAGCGTGGTCGGTTTCGACGGCAACCCCGTCTTCGCCCACGTCACCCCGCCCCTGACCACCGTGCGTCAGCCCTTCGACGCCGCGGCACGGGAAGGGGTCACGTTACTCGTGCACGCCATCGAGGAGCCGCACACCGAGCCGCCCGCGGCGAGCGAGCCACTTGTCGAACTCGTCGTCCGCGGCTCGACCGCGCCCCCGCCGGCCCCGCACGGCCGGACGGCGCCTCCGGCCGTCTGA
- a CDS encoding ABC transporter substrate-binding protein, with product MRHSSLGQSLPGTSRRTVVRGLGGAVLLGAGAPLLSACGGSGGTAADPKSVSLGSNASDAVPKKAFAEIYAAFKKRSGIAVDVNTKDHNTFQEQINTYLQGTPDDVFHWFAGYRMQFFAAKGLATPIDDVWKTIGGNFPEAMQKLSKGEDGKYYFVPLYTYPWALFYRKSVFQQYGYEVPTTWSDFIALCKRMQKDKLVPIAFGDKDAWPALGTFDQINFRTNGYDFHVELMAGRASWTDAKTRAAFDNWAEILPYHQEGAVGRTWQDAAQTLVAKKAGMYLLGSFVGQQFTDQADLDDLDFFAFPEIDPAYGQDTVEAPTDGFMLSKAPKNKAAAVELLEFLGTPEAEQIYLKADPNVVAASTKADTSSYTPLQKKAYEMISGAKSLTQYMDRDSRPDFTSTVMQPALQKFIRDPKGVDSLLSSIERQKKTIFASS from the coding sequence ATGCGCCATTCATCCCTTGGTCAGTCCCTCCCGGGTACCAGCCGCCGCACCGTGGTGCGCGGACTCGGTGGGGCCGTTCTACTCGGTGCGGGCGCTCCCCTGCTCAGCGCCTGTGGCGGCAGCGGCGGCACGGCCGCCGACCCGAAGTCCGTCAGCCTCGGCTCCAACGCGTCGGACGCGGTGCCGAAGAAGGCGTTCGCCGAGATCTACGCGGCCTTCAAGAAGCGGTCCGGGATCGCGGTCGACGTGAACACCAAGGACCACAACACGTTCCAGGAGCAGATCAACACCTACCTGCAGGGCACGCCGGACGACGTGTTCCACTGGTTCGCGGGCTACCGCATGCAGTTCTTCGCGGCCAAGGGCCTCGCCACGCCGATCGACGACGTGTGGAAGACGATCGGGGGCAACTTCCCCGAGGCGATGCAGAAGCTCAGCAAGGGCGAGGACGGCAAGTACTACTTCGTGCCGCTGTACACGTACCCCTGGGCGCTCTTCTACCGCAAGAGCGTCTTCCAGCAGTACGGCTACGAAGTCCCCACCACCTGGTCCGACTTCATCGCCCTGTGCAAGCGGATGCAGAAGGACAAGCTGGTCCCGATCGCCTTCGGCGACAAGGACGCCTGGCCCGCGCTCGGCACCTTCGACCAGATCAACTTCCGTACCAACGGCTACGACTTCCACGTCGAGCTGATGGCGGGCAGGGCCTCCTGGACCGACGCCAAGACCCGCGCCGCCTTCGACAACTGGGCCGAGATCCTCCCCTACCACCAGGAGGGCGCCGTCGGCCGTACCTGGCAGGACGCCGCGCAGACCCTGGTGGCGAAGAAGGCCGGCATGTACCTGCTGGGCAGCTTCGTCGGGCAGCAGTTCACCGACCAGGCCGACCTCGACGACCTCGACTTCTTCGCCTTCCCGGAGATCGACCCGGCGTACGGCCAGGACACCGTCGAGGCCCCCACCGACGGCTTCATGCTCAGCAAGGCCCCGAAGAACAAGGCGGCCGCCGTCGAGCTGCTGGAGTTCCTCGGCACCCCCGAGGCCGAGCAGATCTACCTCAAGGCCGACCCGAACGTCGTGGCCGCCTCCACCAAGGCCGACACCTCCTCGTACACGCCCCTGCAGAAGAAGGCGTACGAGATGATCAGCGGCGCCAAGAGCCTCACCCAGTACATGGACCGCGACAGCCGCCCGGACTTCACCTCCACGGTGATGCAGCCGGCGCTGCAGAAGTTCATCCGCGACCCCAAGGGCGTCGACAGCCTGCTCTCGTCCATCGAGCGCCAGAAGAAGACGATCTTCGCCTCCTCATGA
- a CDS encoding carbohydrate ABC transporter permease: MTTTETRTDHPAIPEASTVPPPGSAHVPAQKVPHGHKRLLTRRDRLTLGLMAGLPTILHVALVWVTALASIALAFTTWDGIGFDRIQWVGLQNFKELFEQNPQFWPAVQHNVIWFVALILVPTPLGLFLAVQLDKKIRFSRVYQTAFFLPVVMSMAVIGFVWQLVYNPDTGLINSLIGANEPGTYIDWIGDPDLNLWAILIAASWRHAGYMMILYLAGLKGVDPSLREASSLDGANEWQTFKNVIFPTLRPTNTVVLVVTIIEALRAFDLVYVFNGGAEGTELLSILVTNNIIGESSRIGYGSAIAVVLLLISLVVIIPYLISTFRKERSA, translated from the coding sequence ATGACGACGACCGAGACCCGCACCGACCACCCGGCCATCCCGGAGGCGTCCACCGTGCCGCCTCCGGGCTCGGCCCACGTCCCCGCCCAGAAGGTCCCACACGGCCACAAACGCCTGCTCACCCGGCGCGACCGGCTCACCCTGGGCCTGATGGCGGGCCTGCCGACGATCCTGCACGTGGCTCTCGTGTGGGTGACGGCCCTGGCCTCGATCGCGCTGGCCTTCACCACCTGGGACGGCATCGGCTTCGACCGGATCCAGTGGGTCGGGCTGCAGAACTTCAAGGAACTGTTCGAGCAGAACCCGCAGTTCTGGCCCGCCGTCCAGCACAACGTCATCTGGTTCGTCGCCCTGATCCTGGTCCCGACCCCGCTGGGCCTCTTCCTGGCCGTACAGCTGGACAAGAAGATCCGGTTCAGCCGGGTGTACCAGACGGCCTTCTTCCTGCCGGTCGTCATGTCGATGGCCGTCATCGGATTCGTGTGGCAGCTCGTCTACAACCCCGACACGGGCCTGATCAACAGCCTGATCGGCGCCAACGAGCCGGGCACGTACATCGACTGGATCGGCGACCCCGACCTCAACCTCTGGGCCATCCTCATCGCCGCGTCCTGGCGCCACGCCGGCTACATGATGATCCTCTACCTGGCCGGCCTGAAGGGCGTCGACCCGTCGCTGCGGGAGGCCTCGTCCCTGGACGGCGCCAACGAGTGGCAGACGTTCAAGAACGTCATCTTCCCGACCCTGCGCCCGACGAACACCGTCGTCCTGGTCGTCACCATCATCGAGGCCCTGCGCGCCTTCGACCTGGTCTACGTCTTCAACGGCGGCGCCGAGGGCACCGAGCTGCTGTCGATCCTCGTGACCAACAACATCATCGGTGAGTCCAGCCGCATCGGATACGGGTCGGCGATCGCCGTCGTCCTGCTGCTGATCTCGCTCGTCGTGATCATTCCGTATCTGATCAGCACCTTCCGGAAGGAGCGGAGCGCATGA
- a CDS encoding carbohydrate ABC transporter permease: MSTTVVTQGRTPPRPARILLHVFLAGAALAWLAPLLWALYAAMRPYGETSEKGYVSWPDKLSLDNFTNAFTQSDMTHYFVNTLIIAVPAVLLTLFLSSMVAFYVSRFDFRVNIFLLLVFTAGNLLPQQVIITPLYRLYLLIDIPGITMSGKLYDSALGLVLIHVAFQSGFCAFVLSNYMRSLPHELTEAALVDGASVWRLYWQIVLPLCRPAMAALATLLSIWIYNDFFWALVLISTGENMPITSALNNLSGQYFTDPNLVAAGALLTAIPTLIVYFALQRQFVSGLTLGANKG, encoded by the coding sequence ATGAGCACCACCGTCGTGACCCAGGGCCGTACGCCGCCGCGCCCCGCCCGGATCCTGCTGCACGTCTTCCTCGCGGGTGCGGCTTTGGCGTGGCTGGCGCCCCTGCTGTGGGCCCTGTACGCCGCCATGCGCCCGTACGGCGAGACCAGCGAGAAGGGCTACGTCTCGTGGCCCGACAAGCTGAGCCTGGACAACTTCACGAACGCGTTCACCCAGTCGGACATGACGCACTACTTCGTGAACACCCTGATCATCGCCGTCCCGGCGGTGCTGCTCACGCTGTTCCTGTCGTCGATGGTCGCCTTCTACGTCAGCCGCTTCGACTTCCGCGTCAACATCTTCCTGCTCCTGGTCTTCACGGCCGGCAACCTGCTCCCCCAGCAGGTCATCATCACCCCGCTGTACCGCCTGTACCTGCTCATCGACATCCCCGGCATCACCATGTCCGGCAAGCTGTACGACTCCGCCCTCGGCCTGGTCCTCATCCACGTGGCCTTCCAGTCCGGGTTCTGCGCCTTCGTGCTCAGCAACTACATGCGCTCCCTGCCGCACGAGCTGACCGAGGCCGCCCTCGTCGACGGCGCGTCGGTGTGGCGCCTGTACTGGCAGATCGTGCTGCCGCTGTGCCGCCCGGCCATGGCAGCCCTGGCGACCCTGCTCTCCATCTGGATCTACAACGACTTCTTCTGGGCCCTCGTCCTCATCTCCACCGGCGAGAACATGCCCATCACCTCGGCCCTGAACAACCTCTCCGGCCAGTACTTCACCGACCCCAACCTGGTCGCCGCCGGCGCCCTGCTCACCGCCATCCCCACCCTGATCGTCTACTTCGCGCTCCAGCGGCAGTTCGTCAGCGGCCTGACCCTGGGCGCCAACAAGGGCTGA